Part of the Hippea jasoniae genome, TTCTTATTTCCATTTGATATTTCTTACAGCTTAACTTCTATATCAACTCCTGCTGGCAAATCGATTTTCATTAAGGCATCAACTGTCTGTTGAGATGCCTCAACGATATCCAGCAATCTTTTATGCGTTCTGATCTCAAACTGCTCCCTTGATTTTTTGTTTACATGTGGTGACCTCAAT contains:
- the rpsJ gene encoding 30S ribosomal protein S10, which codes for MEQQRIRLKLKSFESDLLDSSVKDIIEVIKKTGAKVKGPIPLPTKISRYTVLRSPHVNKKSREQFEIRTHKRLLDIVEASQQTVDALMKIDLPAGVDIEVKL